Genomic DNA from Pseudomonadota bacterium:
GACGAGGTTGTTGCCCTCATTAAAAAATCAAAAAATACACAGGAAGCAAAAAGTTCGCTGATGGACCGTTTTAAACTTTCTGAAAAACAGGCTACAAGCATCCTCGAGATGCGCCTGCAACGCCTCACATCCCTTGAAAGAACAAAAATCCTTGATGATTTTAAAACTACCACTGAAGAGATAAAGAGACTGCAAAAGATTCTTCAAGATGAAAGGCTACTGCTGGAACTCGTAAAAAAGGAACTCCTCGAAATGAAAGAAAAATATGGGGATGAAAGACTCACGGAGATTGTGGATGAACTGCCCGAAATCACTGTAGAAGATATGATCAAAGAGGAGGAGGTCGTAGTTACAATTACCAACAAAGGCTACATAAAAAGAACACCCATAGACCAGTACAAAAATCAACTAAGAGGCGGAAAAGGAAAAATAGGCATAATCGTAAGGGAGGAAGACTTAGTAGACCACCTGTATATAGCCTCCACTCATTCCTATATAATATTTTTCACCGATGCCGGTAAAGCACATACTATAAAAATATATACCATTCCCGAAGCCCCTCTATCCTCCAAAGGGAAACCTGTAATAAACCTTATAAATGTGGACAGAAATGAAAGAGTAACCGCGATTGCTCATGTGAAGGAGTTTGCGGAAGATAAATACCTGTTCTTTGTCACAAAGAAAGGGCAGGTAAAGAAAATATCCTTGAGCCTGTTAAGGCATCTGAGGTCTTCAGGGATAAGGGTGATAAGCCTACCTGAGGACGACAGCCTTATAGATGTCCTTGAAACAAACGGGCAAAACGAATTGATAATTGCTACAAAAAAGGGTATGTCAATAAGGGTTAAAGAAGAACAGATAAGGTCCATGGGCAGGGCAGCGTACGGTGTAAGAGGTATCAGATTAAGGGAAAAAGATGAAGTGGCTTCTATTGAGATTGTAACCCCGGACTGTACTGTTTTCACGGTTACTGAAAGGGCTTATGGAAAGCGCGCCCCCTGTTCCGATTACAGGGTCCAGGCACGTGGTGGAAAGGGCATTATAAATGTCAAATGCGGAACAAAAAATGGCCAGGTTGTGTGTTTAAAAAAGGTAAAGGTAAGCGAAAACAACGACATAATACTTGTTACAGATACAGGAAAGACAATCAGGTTTAACACCAAAGCTATACATGTTCAAAAAAGAGGTGGTCTTGGCGTAAAGCTTATGGATCTGGAAAAGGAACAAACAATAAGCGGTGTAGCAATAATAGGCGAAGATTAATGGATATAGGCGTTATTGGTGCAGGTGCCTGGGGTACTGCCTTCTCTATCCATCTCTCAAGGAAAGGAAAGAAGGTACTTCTCTGGGTATATGAAAAACAACTTTACGAAACACTCAAAGAAAAGAGGGAAAATACCTTTTACCTCCCAGGATTCATATTACCTGAAAACATTGAATTTACAAATAGTCTCGAAATGCTCGCCTCGTCCTCAGACAATATTGTCATTGCCACACCTTCTTTTGCCATAAGGAAGACTATAGAAGGTATCTCCAGGCCCCTGTCCAGCAAGAATATACTGATTCTTACAAAGGGGCTCGAAACAGAAACCCTTTTACGCATGAGCGAGGTAGTTGAAAAGGTACTTGGAGGCAATGCTCATATTGGAGTACTTTCCGGTCCTTCATTCGCAAAAGAGGTTGCAGGGGGTGCCTTCACATCAGTTGTAGTATCTTCAAAGAATAGGGACCTTTCAAGGTATTTTCAGAGGGTTACCCATGATGACAATTTCAGGGTTTATACAAGTGAAGACATTATCGGGGTAGAGCTGGGCGGTGCAATGAAAAATGTCATGGCCTCAGGTGCTGGCATCATAGAGGGCTTAAATCTTGGCACAAATACACTGGCAGCCTTTATAACCCGTGCCCTCGCAGAAATCAAGAGGCTGGGAAAGGCACTCGGGGCGAAGGAAACCACATTCATGGGACTTTCCGGAATTGGTGATTTAATCCTTACATCTTACGGCCATTTAAGTAGAAACAGGTGGTTCGGCACACAGCTCGCAAAGGGGAAAAAACCAGAGGATATTATAGGATTACAAAAGGCCGTGGTAGAGGGCTATTATACAATCGATTCGGCTTATAGACTCTCACAAAGATTAGGGATAGAAATGCCCATTACTGAAGAGCTTTACAGGATTGTATATGAAGGAAAAGACCTTAAAACTTCTTTAAAGGATATTAAAAGCAGGGGTCTTAAGGAAGAGGATGATTAGCAGGGTATCATAGAAACCTGTAATTTAAAATTTAAAATTTAAAATTCAAAAACTTAAATAAGGGGGGGCAAATGAA
This window encodes:
- the gyrA gene encoding DNA gyrase subunit A: MHTAVITVPIEEEMKRSYLDYAMSTIIGRALPDIRDGLKPVHRRILYAMYELNNTHDKPYKKSARVVGDVIGKFHPHGDQAVYDAIARMVQDFSLRYPLIDGQGNFGSIDGDAPAAMRYTEVRLSRIAEEVLKDIEKETVSFKTNYDDSLTEPTVMPSRIPNLLINGSSGIAVGMATNIPPHNINEVINGTVAYIDNPNITIGELSTHITGPDFPTQGTIYGRQGIKDAYETGRGHIILRARTAIEQLKKDGKEAIVITEIPYQVNKARLIENIVELISTKRIEGISNIKDESNREGIRVVIELKKGEMAIPILNQLYKHTQLQTTFGIIFLTIVNNEPKVLNLKEILKEFVNFRKDVVTKRSTFELNKAQDRLHILEGLKIALEHIDEVVALIKKSKNTQEAKSSLMDRFKLSEKQATSILEMRLQRLTSLERTKILDDFKTTTEEIKRLQKILQDERLLLELVKKELLEMKEKYGDERLTEIVDELPEITVEDMIKEEEVVVTITNKGYIKRTPIDQYKNQLRGGKGKIGIIVREEDLVDHLYIASTHSYIIFFTDAGKAHTIKIYTIPEAPLSSKGKPVINLINVDRNERVTAIAHVKEFAEDKYLFFVTKKGQVKKISLSLLRHLRSSGIRVISLPEDDSLIDVLETNGQNELIIATKKGMSIRVKEEQIRSMGRAAYGVRGIRLREKDEVASIEIVTPDCTVFTVTERAYGKRAPCSDYRVQARGGKGIINVKCGTKNGQVVCLKKVKVSENNDIILVTDTGKTIRFNTKAIHVQKRGGLGVKLMDLEKEQTISGVAIIGED
- a CDS encoding NAD(P)-dependent glycerol-3-phosphate dehydrogenase, encoding MDIGVIGAGAWGTAFSIHLSRKGKKVLLWVYEKQLYETLKEKRENTFYLPGFILPENIEFTNSLEMLASSSDNIVIATPSFAIRKTIEGISRPLSSKNILILTKGLETETLLRMSEVVEKVLGGNAHIGVLSGPSFAKEVAGGAFTSVVVSSKNRDLSRYFQRVTHDDNFRVYTSEDIIGVELGGAMKNVMASGAGIIEGLNLGTNTLAAFITRALAEIKRLGKALGAKETTFMGLSGIGDLILTSYGHLSRNRWFGTQLAKGKKPEDIIGLQKAVVEGYYTIDSAYRLSQRLGIEMPITEELYRIVYEGKDLKTSLKDIKSRGLKEEDD